The segment CTGCAATTCTACGCCGACATCAAATTGCTGGACACCGGCGAAGGAACACTTACCGCTCGATATGGTCGTCAGTTCCTGAAATATGGTTCACAGCATCTCGTGTCGCCGCTGGGCTGGTCCAACACGTTCCGAACGTTTGAAGGTTTGAAACTCTTCTACCAAAGCGAATCCTGGGACATTGATGGCTTCGCAACACAGTCCGTTAACTTTCCTGCCGGTGGACAATGGCAGCCAACCAGTTTCGACAACCCGGATGAAAATCGCTGGTTCAATGGCGTCTATTCGACTTATAAAGGACTCCCCAACGGAACTGTCGACTTTTACTGGTTGTGGCTTCGCGATGACGAACCTTCTACCTCTGCTCTGGACGGAAATCGCCATACCATCGGTACTCGCTGGGCAGGTACCGCCCCCGTCAAGGATAGCTGCGGCAATGTCGAGCGGACTTACCTATGGGACTTCGAAGGAGGTTGGCAGTTCGGAACAGATGATTTCGGAACCGCTACCGACGCGACAGTGAACGCTGGATTCCTGTCCGCGATGGCGGGGCATACTTGGAACCAGGTAACTTGGACCCCAACTGTTAAGGGTGTCTTTTACTGGGCATCGGGCGACGACGACCCCAACGATAACGAGATCAACACGTTCACTCCGCTCTATCCACTTGGGCATGCCTACTGGGGGATCATCGACAACCTGAGCGGTTCCAACTTGCTTGACTACAGCATCCAGGGAACTGTTCAACCAACGAAAAAACTGACCTTAGGTTCCGACTTCCATTGGTTCCAGAAGGATCAATCAGCTGACTTCATTTATAACGTCGCCGGAGCACCACTCGGCCCGAATTATACGGACAACTCGATTGGTACAGAATGGGACCTGGTCGCGACATATCAGATGAACGCCAACGTAACGGTGCAGTTCGGGTATTCGACCTTCTGGTACGGTGACGCCGTTACCAAGACAGCCCTAGACCGACCAGACGCCGAGCAGCTTTACACTCTCGTCAACTGGGAGTTCTAAACTGGAAACGGTAAACCGAGCGATTTGAAAACCCGAAGTCGTTAAGGTTCCTCTGAGTCCCCTGATCACTCTGAGCAGCAATCAAGAAAATCGTAAACAGGTTTATCCTCGATAAAGAGAGGCTGATTATAAAGCCAATCGACCGACTCATATAGAATGACCTCACCGATTTCCTCTTCGCGAGCCAGTAGGCCGCAGAGGATCTCTTCCCTCCGTTTCTTCGCTTGAGGGTCTTTATTGCGTAACGTTTCCTGAGCTTCGTAGAAGAAACTTCTTGGTCCTCGAAAACTCGATCCCAGGTTGTTGTGAAATTCCGCCGTGCATTGGTCCACGAACAACGCTAACGGTTCTTCATCCGGCAGGTAGCGAATTCCCAAGAAGGTCGGTTCAACGGAAAGTCCCGACAGATCTACCATCGCCATTCCCTCACCAATCACCGGGATGTAGTTCAGCGAGCCCCACAAGTGACGTATATAGTCACTGCCGTAAACACCTCCCTCTGATTTGTTCATTGATTCCAATCCCTGCCTCACATTGGTGATAACCGACTCATTGTGGGGTATCACAGCTCGAATCCTCACGCCAGAGAATTCCTGTTCAAGATCTTGCAACAATGCTCTTATGCCACGAGCAACCGCCAAATTTCGTTGATATCGCCAGACGAACGGAGAGTCTTCGGTCTGGCAGGAATCAATCCATTCTCCCTTCTGCCAAGTAGTAATCTGCTCCGTCGGCAATGACTGTATTTCCATTTCCTTCGCGATCGAAATCGGTGCAAACGCGCGATCAATTCCATTATGAAAATAATTCGTGCCCTTCAACCGGTAATGAGCCATCGGCTGAATCCCATCCGGGCCATCAGCACTGGATGCCGCCAATTGGGTATGTGAACGAGTATTAATGAATATCTCGTCAAAAGCCTCCATCGCCAGAATCGGACGTAGTTGCCGGACCACCATATCTCGTGCGGCAGATCGTTCCAGATCGAGCATTTCTACGGACCACGCGGCCCCGACATCAATAACTAAATCACCTTCGGACAGGTTCCAACGACTCTTCTCCGATTTACGAAAGAGATCGATCCCGTTTTCGATCGCCTGAAAACCGGTGCGATAGGAACCATCCTCCGGGATTCCCGCGACACGCGTGGAACGTGACTCCGCGTCCTTCCCGCGTAGCGAGACATAACTGTTCACTCGCCCCAGGCGATTTCCCGCTTTAGCAGTTAACACCACTTGCAATACAGCCGGAAGGTCCATCGATACTTCACTCTGATCAGGAGCGCGAACGATCAGATACCGCGCCGACTCTGGTAACTGAATTCCGTCAATCGTCAGTCGACCATCGATCACATTAAGTTTCGCGTCTCCCAATCTGGGGATCTGCGATTCGGCTCGTTCCTGAATTTGGGCGTAGCGGTGAAGTTCATAATTTCCTTCGCCGTCGCGCACCAGTACGAAAGAGGTTTCATCGAGCGGAGGATAAGGTGATGCCAGTAGCTCGATACCCTTTAATTCTTCCAAACGTTGTTGATCAATCAAACCGGGGGCGAGTACTCCTTCGACTTCAATCGAGTCGAGTTCTGCCTGATTCTTCTGTCCCATCTGACGAAGTACTTCCCGGTAATGGGCGAATCCAACTTCCTGATGATGAAAATTCACTGTCGGTGAAGCGGTCGGCAGATATTCCCCAAGGTAAGTCCCGTCCGTCTCGAACACCGGAACTTCGTAATATTTCGTCAAAGCGGGTTCAAATGGGCGGAAGCTGGCGCTCAACGAGATGCCATGCGCCGCTGCACTTTCTGAGTAGAGCTGACCAAATTCAGGTGTTAACCGGGCCGCCATCAGCATTCGCAACCATTGATAACTCTTCAATGATGGCGATGCCTGAATCCCTTCGGTCAGCTCCTCACAATCAATAATCGCCTGCGCCTGCCTCGAATATCTTTCCCAGTCGCCCTTGGGAAAGCTCTCCGGATCGACGATCAGCGGGCAAGGGCTCTGCCAGACAATCAGGCGAGAGACGCCCTGTGCCTGTAGCCGTCGGAAATATTGATCGAAAGCTTCTCTCGTAATCGGCTTGAATTGACGTGTTGGCTGATCCCAGTAAATGCGAATCAAATCGTCGACCAGGTCCGAGACATAGGAGAGCGGACGAGCCGGGGGCGCAGGCCGAATGGTGATGGCTTGAGTCTCGTGAAGCTGATCATCCTGCTTCACAGTCATTTCGAGTTGGAATGAGGCTGACGCGTCCTCCACTGCCCGAATCTGGAGTAAGCCCTGTTTAGAAACGTCCACATGCAGGCCATCGAACTCCAATACTGCACCCTCAGACAGAACGTCTCCATTCCGGCGGGCGACGAGGTGAAGTTCCTGCTGTTCTCCTAGATTGGCATAAAAAACAGGCCATGCCCGTAAATCACCTGCCAAGTAGCAGAAGGGGGCCTCTTCGTTCCGTGGACTGAAAAGGCTATTTTCC is part of the Polystyrenella longa genome and harbors:
- a CDS encoding alginate export family protein, encoding MFFFRHTCLASAVLLIVGAASILIAEERVDNEGYQESQTQPYEELNNGNSEFQQVSLESIFDGDVYGSSYYGPDYGGFAASPQGCREGGCLSFLESDEKLLADLRNVPLADRWKMSAGGALRYRYIDEDNRLRPNGPNRSTYDQWRFTPFVDFQYSDWLTAHVEAIDASTFDNDMPALGIDVNRADLLQFYADIKLLDTGEGTLTARYGRQFLKYGSQHLVSPLGWSNTFRTFEGLKLFYQSESWDIDGFATQSVNFPAGGQWQPTSFDNPDENRWFNGVYSTYKGLPNGTVDFYWLWLRDDEPSTSALDGNRHTIGTRWAGTAPVKDSCGNVERTYLWDFEGGWQFGTDDFGTATDATVNAGFLSAMAGHTWNQVTWTPTVKGVFYWASGDDDPNDNEINTFTPLYPLGHAYWGIIDNLSGSNLLDYSIQGTVQPTKKLTLGSDFHWFQKDQSADFIYNVAGAPLGPNYTDNSIGTEWDLVATYQMNANVTVQFGYSTFWYGDAVTKTALDRPDAEQLYTLVNWEF